TTGTGGAGGTTGTGGATATGTTGAAGGATATTGTTGCTGATGGTGGTGATGTTGATAGTGGTTGGATTAAGTGGGATTTTTTGGATGAGGTTTATTGTAATTGGGGCTTGATGCGTGAGCTCTTGTGCTTGCTTTCGGATGCTGGTTTGAGGAAGGAAGAGTTGGCGGAGATTATTCATCGTAGTCCTTGTGTTGTTTTTGAGGAATCGGGAGGTAGGACGCTCTCTATGATTGGTTTTTTGACTAAATTTGGATTGTCCGTGAACCAGATTGCCCCTGTGTTTCTTGAGTTTCCGCAGATTCGGATGGTCAAGTTTTTAGCCAACTTGAGAGTGTGTTTTCAGCTTCTGACTGAGATTGAGATGGAAGCTGCAGAGATTGGAAAGATTTTCCAGTCTCACACGTTATTTATTGGTTCATATACTCTTAAGACGACAAAGAGTTTGCTCGGTTGCTTGAATGTTGGCAAGAAGCGTCTCTGTGCCATAGTGCAGGAAAATCCTCATGAAATGAAGAAGTGGATTCTGGGGAGGAGAGTTAAGCCTTTGGTTAGCTTAAGGGAGGAGGAAGAGGAAAGATCGAGGGCGGGGAAGACAGAGTTCTTGCTGCGTTTAGGTTATGTGGAAAACTCAAAACAAATGAATACGGCATTTAAGGTGTTCAGGGGTAAGGGAGCTGAACTtcaggagagatttgattttattGTTAATGCTGGCTTGACACGTGACGAAGTTTGTAGAATGATTAGAGTTTCCCCGCAGATTCTTAATCAGACCACAGACAGGGTCAAGATGAAAATTGAGTATCTTCAAAAAACAGGATATTCTGTATCAGATTTAGTGAGTTTTCCATCTTATCTTTCATACAAATCTCTAAGAGTTAAACATAGGTTGTCAATGTATAACTGGCTCATAGACAATGGAGCCGTAGAGCCCGGGCTTGCTTTGAGCACCATAATTGCATGCACAGATAGAATATTCTTACAAAGTTATGTAAATCGCCATCCCTTCGGCCTTCAAGTTTGGGAAGATTTGCAGAAAGAAATTCATTCTGAAGATTAATGAATAATCAGATACTAGCATAGCATGCTCAATGATTGTTTAATCTAGCGAATATTTTTACCAATTGAACTGCAATTGGCATTCTGAAACAAATCACTTCAAGTTTACTTAACAAGAGGTCCGTGGTTGTGATGTCaaaggttttttgtgtttttgtccCCACAACGCGGCTGCAATCGAGAA
The nucleotide sequence above comes from Vicia villosa cultivar HV-30 ecotype Madison, WI unplaced genomic scaffold, Vvil1.0 ctg.000009F_1_1_3, whole genome shotgun sequence. Encoded proteins:
- the LOC131621562 gene encoding transcription termination factor MTEF18, mitochondrial-like, translating into MLDITKLRLTFKFFNLKPSLNPRFHSTAKTSLQIQLHPKPKLPSKSTIKEAQAALLDYLHSTRSLQFLDADNMCKNSPFFIQTLVEKTLKNEKLVNPKRLISRYLRYHPINEFEPFFESLGLKPSEYIPLLPRDLIFLNDDPVMMENYHTLCNYGVPRSKMGKIFKQAPEVFRFENGVLGLKIKAYEKMGVSSSVLVNAVAVSPGILVGDVNVDFVEVVDMLKDIVADGGDVDSGWIKWDFLDEVYCNWGLMRELLCLLSDAGLRKEELAEIIHRSPCVVFEESGGRTLSMIGFLTKFGLSVNQIAPVFLEFPQIRMVKFLANLRVCFQLLTEIEMEAAEIGKIFQSHTLFIGSYTLKTTKSLLGCLNVGKKRLCAIVQENPHEMKKWILGRRVKPLVSLREEEEERSRAGKTEFLLRLGYVENSKQMNTAFKVFRGKGAELQERFDFIVNAGLTRDEVCRMIRVSPQILNQTTDRVKMKIEYLQKTGYSVSDLVSFPSYLSYKSLRVKHRLSMYNWLIDNGAVEPGLALSTIIACTDRIFLQSYVNRHPFGLQVWEDLQKEIHSED